One part of the Eubalaena glacialis isolate mEubGla1 chromosome 19, mEubGla1.1.hap2.+ XY, whole genome shotgun sequence genome encodes these proteins:
- the RNF157 gene encoding E3 ubiquitin ligase RNF157 isoform X1 codes for MGALTSRQHAGVEEVDIPSNSVYRYPPKSGSYFASHFIMGGEKFDSTHPEGYLFGENSDLNFLGNRPVAFPYAAPPPQEPVKTLRSLINIRKDTLRLVKCAEEVKTPGEEAGRAKVQYNVEFTFDTDARVAITIYYQATEEFQNGIASYIPKDNSLQSETVHYKRGVCQQFCLPSHTVDPSEWAEEELGFDLDREVYPLVVHAVVDEGDEYFGHCHVLLGTFEKHTDGTFCVKPLKQKQVVDGVSYLLQEIYGIENKYNTQESKVAEDEVSDNSAECVVCLSDVRDTLILPCRHLCLCNTCADTLRYQANNCPICRLPFRALLQIRAMRKKLGPLSPTSFNPILSSQTSDSEEHSSSENIPPGYEVVSLLEALNGPLTPSPAVPPLHVLGDRHRSGMLPSYGSDGHLPPVRTLFPLDHLSDCSSPGLKLRNSLSKSISQNSSVLHEEEDERSCSESETHLSRRPSAQHLREECGITPESENLTLSSSGAIDQSSCTGTPLSSTISSPEDPASSSLAQSVMSMVSSQISTDTVSSMSGSYIAPGTEEEGEALPCPRATSRTPSEEEEVTPAASPDCNFAGLAAAAAAEEQDAEGNDVLEEEDGSPTQEDGQRTFAFLGMACDNNNAFDIASVKALDNKLCSEVCLPGAWQADDNVVSRRNTQRRRLSSGSLEDPENRLCVWGPLAI; via the exons TTTCCTTacgctgcccctc CTCCCCAAGAACCAGTGAAGACTCTGAGAAGCCTGATCAACATCCGAAAGGATACACTAAGACTCGTCAA ATGTGCCGAGGAAGTGAAGACCCCGGGGGAAGAGGCCGGCAGAGCGAAAGTCCAGTACAACGTGGAGTTCACCTTTGACACGGATGCTCGGGTGGCCATCACCATCTATTATCAGGCCACCGAAGAGTTCCAGAATGGGATTGCCAG CTACATCCCCAAAGACAACAGCCTGCAGTCAGAGACGGTGCACTACAAGCGTGGGGTGTGCCAGCAGTTCTGCCTGCCCTCCCACACCGTGGACCCCTCCGAGTGGGCTGAAGAGGAG ctTGGCTTTGACCTGGACAGAGAGGTTTACCCGTTAGTGGTCCATGCTGTGGTGGATGAAGGAGACG AGTATTTTGGCCATTGCCACGTCCTGCTGGGCACTTTTGAAAAG CACACAGATGGGACTTTCTGTGTCAAGCCCCTCAAACAGAAACAAGTA GTGGATGGGGTCAGCTACCTCCTTCAGGAGATCTATGGAATTGAAAACAAGTACAACACGCAAGAGTCTAAG GTGGCTGAGGATGAAGTGAGTGATAACAGTGCCGAGTGTGTGGTGTGTCTCTCAGACGTGCGGGACACCTTGATTCTGCCGTGTCGTCACCTCTGCCTGTGTAACACCTGCGCGGACACCCTGCGCTACCAGGCCAACAACTGCCCCATCTGCCGACTGC CCTTCCGGGCACTGCTTCAGATCAGAGCCATGAGGAAGAAACTGGGCCCCCTGTCCCCAACCagctttaaccccatcctctcATCCCAGACATCCGACTCAGAAGAGCATTCA TCCTCAGAGAACATTCCACCGGGTTATGAAGTGGTGTCTCTTCTGGAGGCCCTCAATGGGCCCCTTACCCCATCCCCGGCAGTCCCCCCACTCCACGTGCTTGGAGACAGGCACCGCTCGGGAATGCTGCCTTCCTACGGCAGTGACGGCCACCTGCCTCCTGTCCGGACGCTCTTCCCCCTCGACCACCTGTCTGACTGCAGCAGCCCAGGACTCAAGCTCAGAAACAGTCTCTCCAA GTCCATCTCCCAGAATTCTTCTGTGCTGCACGAAGAGGAAGATGAGCGTTCATGCAGCGAATCTGAGACGCACCTGTCTCGGAGACCATCAGCCCAGCATCTCAGAGAG GAATGTGGCATCACCCCAGAAAGTGAGAACCTGACCTTGTCATCGTCAGGAGCTATTGACCAGTCGTCCTGCACGGGGACGCCTCTCTCCTCCACAATTTCCTCCCCAGAAG ACCCTGCCAGCAGCAGTCTGGCCCAGTCGGTCATGTCCATGGTGTCCTCCCAGATCAGCACCGACACCGTCTCCTCCATGTCCGGCTCCTATATCGCCCCTGGCacggaagaggagggggaggctcTCCCCTGCCCCCGGGCCACCAGCAGGACCccctcagaagaagaagag GTGACACCAGCGGCGTCTCCAGACTGCAACTTTGCGggcctcgccgccgccgccgccgccgaagAGCAGGATGCAGAG GGAAATGATGTTCTAGAAGAAGAGGACGGATCACCCACACAAGAAGATG GCCAGAGGACATTCGCATTTCTAGGTATGGCGTGTGACAATAACAATGCCTTTGACATCGCCAGCGTGAAAGCACTGGACAATAAGCTGTGCTCTGAGGTCTGCTTACCCG gTGCCTGGCAGGCTGATGACAACGTGGTCAGTCGTCGGAACACGCAGCGCCGACGCTTATCTTCCGGCAGCCTGGAGGACCCCGAGAACAGGCTCTGCGTGTGGGGTCCTTTGGCCATCTGA
- the FOXJ1 gene encoding forkhead box protein J1 has protein sequence MAESWLRVSGAGAAEEAGPEGGLEEPDALDDSLTSLQWLQEFSILNAKAPALPSGGTDPHGYHQVPGSAAPGSPLAADPACLGQPHTPGKPTSSCTSRSAPPGLQAPPPDDVDYATNPQVKPPYSYATLICMAMQASKATKITLSAIYKWITDNFCYFRHADPTWQNSIRHNLSLNKCFIKVPREKDEPGKGGFWRIDPQYAERLLSGAFKKRRLPPVHIHPAFARQAAPEPSSAPWAGPLTVNTEAQQLLREFEEATGEAGWGAGEGRLGHKRKQPLPKRVAKVPRPSSTLLLTQEEQGELEPLKGNFDWEAIFDAGTLGGELGTLEALELSPPLSPASHGDVDLTVHGRHIDCPVTWGPPVEQATDSLDFDETFLATSFLQHPWDESGSSCLPPEPLFEAGDATLASDLHDWASMGAFL, from the exons ATGGCGGAGAGCTGGCTACGCGTCTCGGGAGCAGGGGCAGCGGAGGAGGCCGGACCGGAAGGCGGCCTGGAGGAGCCCGACGCCCTGGATGACAGCCTGACCAGCCTGCAGTGGCTGCAGGAATTCTCTATTCTCAACGCCAAGGCCCCCGCCCTGCCTTCGGGGGGCACCGACCCCCACGGCTACCACCAGGTGCCAGGCTCGGCCGCGCCGGGGTCTCCCCTGGCGGCCGACCCCGCCTGCCTGGGACAGCCGCACACGCCCGGCAAGCCCACGTCCTCGTGCACGTCGCGGAGCGCCCCCCCGGGGCTGCAGGCCCCGCCTCCCGACGACGTGGACTACGCCACCAACCCGCAAGTGAAGCCGCCCTACTCATATGCCACGCTCATCTGCATGGCCATGCAGGCCAGCAAGGCCACCAAGATCACCCTGTCGGCCATCTACAAGTGGATCACGGACAACTTCTGCTACTTCCGCCACGCTGATCCCACCTGGCAG AACTCCATCCGCCACAACCTGTCCCTGAACAAGTGCTTCATCAAGGTGCCTCGGGAGAAGGACGAGCCAGGCAAGGGGGGCTTCTGGCGCATCGACCCCCAGTACGCCGAGCGGCTGCTGAGTGGGGCCTTCAAGAAGCGGCGGCTGCCCCCAGTCCACATTCACCCGGCCTTTGCCCGCCAGGCCGCGCCGGAGCCCAGCTCCGCCCCGTGGGCCGGGCCACTGACCGTGAACACCGAGGCCCAGCAGCTGCTGCGGGAGTTCGAGGAGGCCACTGGGGAGGCGGGCTGGGGTGCGGGCGAGGGCAGGCTGGGGCATAAGCGTAAACAGCCGCTGCCCAAGCGGGTGGCCAAGGTCCCGCGGCCCTCCAGCACCCTGCTGCTGACCCAGGAGGAGCAGGGCGAGCTGGAACCCCTCAAGGGCAACTTTGACTGGGAGGCCATCTTCGACGCCGGCACGCTGGGCGGGGAGCTGGGCACGCTGGAGGCCTTGGAGCTGAGCCCGCCGCTGAGCCCCGCCTCGCATGGGGACGTGGACCTCACCGTCCACGGCCGCCACATCGACTGCCCTGTTACCTGGGGGCCGCCGGTAGAGCAGGCTACCGACAGCCTGGACTTCGACGAGACCTTCCTGGCCACATCCTTCCTGCAGCACCCCTGGGACGAGAGCGGCAGTAGCTGCCTGCCCCCCGAGCCCCTCTTTGAGGCCGGGGATGCCACCCTGGCCTCTGACCTGCACGACTGGGCCAGCATGGGCGCCTTCTTGTAA